From Pyxicephalus adspersus chromosome 7, UCB_Pads_2.0, whole genome shotgun sequence, a single genomic window includes:
- the EN1 gene encoding homeobox protein engrailed-1 has translation MEDQTEQSPGAPSDPDSGVSPPPTHRTTNFFIDNILRPDFGCRKETPGRENVNPLHTRPGHPSPREDSDPPSDSSKGDDPNSTIILTPQMHKSDPLVWPAWVYCTRYSDRPSSGPRTRKLKKKKNEKEDKRPRTAFTAEQLARLKSEFQANRYITEQRRQSLAQELNLNESQIKIWFQNKRAKIKKASGLKNGLALHLMAQGLYNHSTTTVQEKEESD, from the exons ATGGAGGATCAGACTGAGCAGAGCCCCGGAGCCCCCAGTGACCCGGACAGCGGGGTCTCCCCTCCCCCCACACACCGGACGACCAACTTCTTCATCGACAACATCCTCCGACCCGACTTTGGCTGCAGGAAGGAAACTCCGGGCAGAGAGAACGTCAACCCCCTGCACACCCGGCCGGGTCACCCCTCACCCCGAGAGGACTCCGACCCCCCCAGTGACAGCTCCAAGGGGGACGACCCCAACTCTACGATCATCCTGACACCCCAAATGCACAAAAGTGACCCCCTGGTGTGGCCCGCCTGGGTCTACTGCACCCGATACTCCGACCGACCGTCCTCCG GGCCCCGGACCCGGAaactgaagaagaagaagaatgaaaaGGAGGATAAGCGGCCCCGCACGGCCTTCACCGCGGAGCAGCTTGCGCGTTTGAAGAGCGAGTTCCAGGCCAATCGCTACATCACAGAGCAGAGGAGGCAGAGCTTGGCCCAAGAGCTGAACCTTAACGAATCTCAGATCAAGATCTGGTTCCAGAATAAGCGGGCCAAGATTAAGAAGGCATCTGGCCTAAAAAATGGACTGGCCCTTCACCTGATGGCCCAGGGACTATACAACCACTCCACCACCACGgtgcaggagaaggaggagagcgACTGA